In the Gemmatimonadaceae bacterium genome, one interval contains:
- a CDS encoding alpha/beta fold hydrolase — translation MNVPLRLPVLPLCAVLVVATGNAIAAQTTPGAHFPTNEDLRHTRAIADPRLSPDGRMVLFAVTEPTVDSATTHFWLADVATNTSRQITFAPAGTKSSERDGTWSPDGRAVYFVAKRSKHSQLYRLPLNGGEAQAITMKIVPSIDASAAPDAVDGSAAKASRDSVEIDVADYSVAPDGRTAAIVARDPDTPGEEKQNQDRADAHAIDQDIHGSRAYLFNFASSKLTPIAIAPDIKEVVWSHRGDRLAVVTSPMNNVSDLGPSDTLWIVDVANPGAPRRLAESPTTAGKIVWSPSDARLFFAAQAAADTPPGYSDLYVVPLAGGGIRNLSSGYSGSVNSPDLAETEETVIASVANGTRTGYARFAVAGGPPVELAMGHAAVASLQTNDRRSAWVYLAAGTDEPTALYVASSLGGAATRVSAPATADASWPAVKARVVHWKNDGRTIDGLLYLPPEAARGKVPLVVDVHGGPLGAWLEYYSAFAQFLIGRGWAVLMPNPRGSSGRGAAFAAANKNDLGGGDYRDIMAGVDYAIANQPIDANKLAVFGYSYGGEMAAFIEGKTDRFKAIVSCAPVIDQFSEYGTENGSWYDRWYFGKPWEQFADAWRQSPLAGASHAKTPFLLLQGESDLTDPIGQSQEMYRALRQAGVSVQLVTYPRDDHGPLSRNIVGGPSPEPWHGFDARQRIVKFYESAFGR, via the coding sequence ATGAACGTTCCACTTCGCCTCCCAGTCCTGCCGCTGTGCGCCGTACTCGTCGTGGCTACCGGCAACGCCATTGCTGCGCAGACGACACCTGGCGCGCACTTCCCCACGAACGAGGACCTGCGCCATACGCGCGCAATCGCCGATCCGCGACTCTCTCCCGACGGGCGGATGGTCCTCTTTGCGGTGACAGAGCCAACGGTCGACAGTGCCACGACTCACTTCTGGCTCGCCGATGTCGCCACGAACACGTCGCGGCAGATCACGTTTGCGCCCGCAGGGACAAAGAGCAGCGAGCGAGACGGCACATGGTCGCCCGACGGGCGCGCCGTGTATTTCGTCGCGAAGCGCAGCAAGCACTCGCAACTCTATAGGTTGCCGCTGAACGGCGGTGAAGCCCAAGCGATCACGATGAAGATCGTTCCCTCGATCGACGCGTCCGCCGCGCCCGATGCCGTGGATGGATCGGCTGCGAAAGCGTCGCGCGACTCGGTCGAGATCGACGTGGCGGACTACTCGGTGGCGCCGGACGGGCGCACGGCGGCAATCGTGGCTCGCGATCCCGACACGCCGGGCGAGGAGAAGCAGAATCAAGATAGGGCCGACGCCCACGCGATCGACCAGGACATTCACGGCTCGCGCGCATACCTGTTCAACTTCGCGTCGTCGAAACTGACGCCGATCGCGATCGCCCCCGACATAAAAGAAGTCGTATGGTCGCACCGCGGCGACCGTCTCGCGGTGGTGACGAGCCCGATGAACAACGTCAGCGATCTCGGGCCGTCGGACACGCTGTGGATCGTGGACGTCGCGAATCCCGGCGCGCCGAGGCGCCTGGCCGAGTCGCCGACGACCGCCGGCAAGATCGTCTGGTCGCCGAGTGACGCGAGACTGTTCTTCGCCGCCCAGGCCGCCGCGGATACACCGCCAGGTTACTCGGACCTGTATGTCGTACCGCTCGCCGGCGGCGGTATCAGAAATCTGTCGAGCGGCTATTCGGGTTCCGTGAACTCACCGGACCTCGCGGAGACGGAGGAGACGGTCATTGCCAGCGTCGCGAACGGAACCAGGACGGGCTATGCGCGCTTCGCGGTCGCCGGCGGGCCGCCCGTCGAGCTCGCGATGGGTCACGCCGCGGTTGCATCGCTCCAGACGAACGATCGTCGCAGCGCGTGGGTGTATCTGGCCGCCGGCACCGACGAGCCGACGGCGCTGTACGTCGCCTCGAGCCTCGGCGGCGCCGCGACCCGGGTCTCGGCGCCGGCTACCGCCGACGCGAGTTGGCCAGCGGTGAAAGCGCGCGTCGTGCACTGGAAGAACGACGGCCGCACGATCGACGGGCTTCTGTATCTGCCGCCCGAAGCTGCGCGCGGGAAAGTGCCGCTGGTCGTCGACGTGCACGGCGGCCCGCTCGGCGCCTGGCTCGAGTACTACTCGGCATTCGCGCAGTTTCTCATCGGACGCGGCTGGGCCGTGTTGATGCCGAACCCCCGTGGGAGCAGCGGACGCGGCGCCGCGTTCGCCGCGGCGAACAAGAACGATCTCGGCGGTGGCGACTACCGCGACATCATGGCGGGCGTCGACTACGCGATCGCCAACCAGCCGATCGACGCCAACAAGCTGGCCGTCTTCGGCTACAGCTATGGCGGCGAGATGGCCGCGTTCATCGAAGGAAAGACGGACCGCTTCAAGGCGATCGTGTCGTGCGCGCCGGTGATCGACCAGTTCAGCGAGTACGGCACCGAAAACGGATCGTGGTACGACCGGTGGTATTTCGGAAAGCCGTGGGAGCAGTTCGCTGACGCGTGGCGGCAGAGCCCTCTCGCTGGCGCAAGTCACGCCAAGACGCCGTTCCTGCTGCTCCAGGGCGAGTCGGATTTGACCGACCCGATCGGGCAGTCCCAGGAGATGTACCGGGCATTGCGTCAGGCCGGCGTGTCGGTCCAGCTCGTGACATATCCGCGCGACGATCACGGTCCGCTCAGTCGCAACATCGTCGGGGGGCCGAGTCCGGAGCCGTGGCACGGCTTCGACGCGCGTCAGCGGATCGTGAAGTTCTACGAATCCGCGTTCGGCCGTTAG
- a CDS encoding FtsX-like permease family protein — MRQSASSRTTTSRCSAPASSRAHRCHAAATDEHDHARSIRDARAPPGGRGALRRHQLLGRAATQELGVRAALGALPSDLVRVVLREAAGVTAVAIGLGAAGVLATHRLIASQLFGVAATDPLTLAVAGLVLALCAVLAALAPMRRAARIDPMEALR, encoded by the coding sequence TTGCGGCAAAGCGCATCGTCGCGAACAACTACTTCCAGATGCTCGGCGCCCGCATCGTCTCGTGCGCACCGCTGCCACGCAGCAGCAACGGATGAGCATGATCACGCTCGGAGCATTCGCGACGCTCGCGCTCCTCCTGGCGGCCGTGGGGCCCTACGGCGTCATCAGCTACTCGGTCGCGCAGCGACGCAGGAGCTTGGAGTCCGCGCGGCGCTCGGGGCCTTGCCGAGCGATTTGGTCCGCGTCGTGTTGCGCGAGGCGGCGGGCGTTACGGCTGTCGCCATTGGTCTCGGAGCCGCCGGCGTGCTCGCCACACATAGACTGATCGCCTCGCAGTTGTTCGGCGTTGCGGCGACCGATCCGCTCACGTTGGCCGTCGCTGGATTGGTGCTCGCCCTGTGCGCCGTGCTGGCGGCGCTGGCTCCCATGCGGCGGGCGGCGCGCATCGATCCGATGGAGGCGCTGAGATAG
- a CDS encoding DUF3471 domain-containing protein — protein MVRIRSIIVGALFPAALIAQSSSSDKGPNNIRASFAYFAEHYGRLIVAALDSIPATKYGFSPTPAQQTVGYIAQHLEDANFGLCSRLGRPDPRAAAEWRISDSVRAKWPKDTLVARVRASIVFCTAAIGQLNDRRIGEVATMQSDSGRTILPARVLLAFTTDLAEHYAQLASYMRQLGLVPPSAAPPSKARVAIDLPVSTLAAYAGKYNLSPAFAGVGVMLDVHVRNGALYLTPSGQPEARLWPESATDFFFREIDAQVSFTRNASGVVTGLVLHQGGENRVGPKVK, from the coding sequence ATGGTCCGCATCCGGTCGATCATCGTGGGCGCGTTGTTTCCGGCGGCGCTTATCGCCCAATCATCGTCATCCGATAAAGGGCCCAACAACATTCGCGCGTCGTTCGCGTACTTCGCCGAACACTATGGCCGCCTGATCGTCGCCGCGCTCGACTCCATCCCGGCCACGAAATACGGCTTCAGCCCGACGCCGGCGCAGCAAACAGTTGGATACATCGCGCAACACCTCGAGGATGCCAATTTCGGCCTGTGTTCACGACTCGGCAGACCCGATCCACGCGCGGCGGCGGAATGGCGTATCAGCGATTCGGTTCGAGCGAAATGGCCCAAGGACACGCTCGTTGCGCGAGTCCGCGCGTCGATCGTCTTCTGCACCGCGGCCATCGGCCAGCTCAATGACCGGCGCATTGGGGAAGTGGCCACAATGCAATCCGATTCCGGCAGAACCATCTTGCCGGCGCGCGTGCTGCTGGCTTTCACGACGGACTTGGCCGAACACTACGCGCAGCTCGCATCGTATATGCGGCAGCTTGGCTTGGTTCCGCCATCGGCAGCGCCGCCGAGCAAAGCCCGCGTCGCCATCGACCTGCCCGTCAGCACGCTCGCCGCGTACGCCGGCAAGTACAACTTGTCTCCGGCCTTCGCGGGAGTCGGCGTGATGCTCGACGTGCACGTCCGCAACGGCGCCTTGTATCTCACGCCCAGCGGACAGCCGGAAGCGCGGCTATGGCCTGAGAGCGCGACGGATTTCTTTTTCAGGGAGATCGACGCCCAGGTCAGCTTCACGCGAAACGCGAGCGGTGTGGTGACGGGGCTCGTGCTTCATCAAGGCGGCGAGAATCGGGTCGGGCCGAAAGTGAAATAG